In the genome of Xanthomonas translucens pv. cerealis, one region contains:
- a CDS encoding peptide chain release factor 3 produces the protein MSDVAQEAARRRTFAIISHPDAGKTTLTEKLLLFGGAIQMAGSVKGRKAARHATSDWMALEKERGISVTSSVMQFPYEGKIINLLDTPGHADFGEDTYRVLTAVDSALMVIDVAKGVEERTIKLMEVCRLRDTPIMTFINKLDREGKDPIDLLDEVETVLGIQCAPVTWPIGMGQRLKGVVHLISGEVHLYEPGRNFTRQDSTIFPSLDAPGLAERIGAQMLAELREELELVQGASHPFDLDAYRAGKQTPVFFGSGVNNFGVQPLLDFFAEHAPPPQPHATTGREVQATEEKLTGFVFKIQANMDPQHRDRVAFMRICSGRFSAGMKTLHVRTGKDTKLANALTFMASDREIAAEAYPGDVIGIHNHGTISIGDTFTEGEALAFTGIPNFAPELFRRARLRDPLKLKQLQKGLAQLSEEGATQFFRPLMSNDLILGAVGVLQFEVVAYRLKDEYGVDASFEPVGVVTARWVHCDNPKKLEEFREKNAMNLGIDGAGELVYLAPTRVNLQLAQERAPDVRFAATREHAHSAALD, from the coding sequence CGGTCAAGGGCCGCAAGGCCGCGCGCCACGCCACCTCCGACTGGATGGCGCTGGAAAAGGAGCGCGGCATCTCGGTGACTTCGTCGGTGATGCAGTTCCCGTACGAAGGCAAGATCATCAACCTGCTCGACACCCCCGGCCACGCCGACTTCGGCGAGGACACCTACCGCGTGCTCACCGCGGTGGACTCGGCGCTGATGGTGATCGACGTGGCCAAGGGCGTGGAAGAACGCACCATCAAACTGATGGAAGTGTGCCGGCTGCGCGACACGCCGATCATGACCTTCATCAACAAGCTCGACCGCGAAGGCAAGGACCCGATCGACCTGCTGGACGAAGTGGAGACCGTGCTCGGCATCCAGTGTGCGCCGGTGACCTGGCCGATCGGCATGGGCCAGCGCCTGAAGGGCGTGGTGCACCTGATCAGCGGCGAAGTGCACCTGTACGAACCCGGCCGCAACTTCACCCGCCAGGACTCGACCATCTTCCCGTCGCTGGACGCGCCCGGCCTGGCCGAACGCATCGGCGCACAGATGCTGGCCGAATTGCGCGAGGAACTGGAGCTGGTGCAGGGCGCCAGCCATCCGTTCGACCTGGACGCCTACCGGGCCGGCAAGCAGACCCCGGTGTTCTTCGGCTCCGGCGTCAACAACTTCGGCGTGCAGCCGCTGCTGGACTTCTTCGCCGAACACGCGCCGCCGCCGCAGCCGCACGCCACCACCGGCCGCGAGGTACAGGCGACCGAAGAGAAGCTGACCGGCTTCGTGTTCAAGATCCAGGCCAACATGGACCCGCAGCACCGCGACCGGGTCGCGTTCATGCGCATCTGCTCGGGCCGCTTCAGCGCCGGCATGAAGACCCTGCACGTGCGCACCGGCAAGGACACCAAACTGGCCAACGCGCTGACCTTCATGGCCAGCGACCGCGAGATCGCCGCCGAGGCCTACCCTGGCGACGTCATCGGCATCCACAACCACGGCACCATCTCCATCGGCGACACCTTCACCGAAGGCGAGGCGCTGGCGTTCACCGGCATCCCCAACTTCGCACCGGAACTGTTCCGCCGCGCGCGGCTGCGCGACCCGCTCAAGCTCAAGCAGCTGCAGAAGGGCCTGGCACAGTTATCCGAGGAAGGCGCCACCCAGTTCTTCCGCCCGCTGATGAGCAACGATCTGATCCTCGGCGCGGTCGGTGTGCTGCAGTTCGAAGTGGTCGCCTACCGGCTCAAGGACGAATACGGCGTGGACGCCAGCTTCGAGCCGGTCGGCGTGGTCACCGCGCGCTGGGTGCATTGCGACAATCCGAAAAAGCTGGAGGAATTCCGCGAGAAGAACGCGATGAACCTCGGCATCGACGGCGCCGGCGAACTGGTCTATCTGGCGCCGACCCGGGTCAACCTGCAGCTGGCGCAGGAACGCGCGCCGGACGTGCGCTTCGCCGCGACCCGCGAGCACGCGCACAGCGCCGCGCTGGACTGA
- a CDS encoding AsmA family protein, protein MDREPTSTPRGRRRSWPWRRNDGRLRRWPFVLGALVLVLLIVILVFDWNWFKGPVERAVQAKTGRAFHIDGNLDVDLGRTITLCGERLRFANADWSKQPQMASAQRAEIDLALWPLLRGKLRIPEIRLTQPNLLLETGPNGQPGNWNFGSSDGGTQVVLGRMLVQQGRLRFQDVPGRTDIDVSVDSLTSQRRSGDAAPPIAVAGDGRWRGNPFTLKGNTASPLELSESDHPFKIDLRGSAGSTRAHMRGTLTNPFQLRVFDLQLSLAGTDMQHLYPLLGIAMPSTPPYQLDGRLKRKGEIWRYEDFNGRAGDSDLAGTVQIDSAGQRPFLHADLRSRRLDFDDLGGFVGAPPRTGAGETANDEQKAQAAKLAASAKLLPSTPYDLGKLRAMDADVRWKAQRINAQTLPLDAMDAHLKLNDGVLLLQPLDFGVAGGNIRSDIRMDARKSTIATRAQISVRGMQLGKLFPDGQLAKEASGAIGGEIALAGTGNSIAQMLGSADGSVAIGMGKGHVSNLVMELAGLDIAESLKFLVTKDRQIPVRCAFGDFAVRNGVMDARALAFDTTDTLLVGSGNIDLGDEKLDLLLKARPKDHSILSLRSPLRVAGTFKDPTFRPDFKALGMRGAVALALGAIAPPAALLATFETGPGKDVDCVGHHAK, encoded by the coding sequence ATGGATCGCGAACCCACTTCTACACCACGTGGCCGACGCCGCTCCTGGCCCTGGCGCCGCAACGATGGCCGCCTGCGGCGCTGGCCGTTCGTGCTCGGCGCGCTGGTACTGGTTCTGTTGATCGTCATCCTGGTGTTCGACTGGAACTGGTTCAAGGGTCCCGTCGAACGTGCCGTGCAGGCCAAGACCGGCCGCGCATTCCACATCGACGGCAACCTCGACGTGGACCTCGGCCGCACCATCACCCTCTGCGGCGAGCGCCTGCGCTTCGCCAACGCGGACTGGTCGAAACAGCCGCAGATGGCCAGCGCGCAACGTGCCGAGATCGATCTCGCGTTGTGGCCGCTGCTGCGCGGCAAACTGCGCATTCCCGAGATCCGCCTGACCCAGCCGAATCTGCTGCTCGAAACCGGGCCGAACGGGCAACCCGGCAACTGGAACTTCGGCAGCAGCGATGGCGGCACCCAGGTGGTCCTGGGCCGCATGCTGGTGCAACAGGGACGGCTGCGCTTTCAGGACGTGCCTGGCCGTACCGATATCGACGTCAGCGTCGACAGCCTGACCTCGCAGCGACGCAGCGGCGACGCAGCGCCGCCGATCGCGGTCGCCGGCGATGGCCGCTGGCGCGGCAACCCGTTCACGCTCAAGGGCAACACCGCTTCGCCGCTGGAACTGAGCGAAAGCGACCATCCGTTCAAGATCGACCTGCGCGGCAGCGCCGGCAGCACCCGCGCGCACATGCGCGGCACCCTGACCAATCCGTTCCAGCTGCGCGTGTTCGACCTGCAGCTGAGCCTGGCCGGCACCGACATGCAGCACCTGTATCCGCTGCTCGGCATCGCCATGCCCTCCACCCCGCCCTATCAACTGGACGGCCGGCTCAAGCGCAAGGGCGAAATCTGGCGCTACGAGGACTTCAACGGCCGCGCCGGCGACAGCGACCTGGCCGGCACCGTGCAGATCGACAGCGCCGGACAGCGCCCGTTCCTGCACGCCGACCTGCGTTCGCGGCGCCTGGACTTCGACGACCTGGGCGGCTTCGTCGGCGCGCCGCCGCGCACCGGCGCCGGCGAGACCGCCAACGACGAACAGAAGGCGCAGGCGGCCAAACTCGCGGCCAGCGCCAAGCTGCTGCCGTCCACGCCGTACGACCTCGGCAAGCTGCGCGCGATGGACGCAGACGTCCGCTGGAAGGCGCAGCGGATCAACGCGCAAACACTGCCGCTGGACGCCATGGACGCGCACCTGAAGCTCAACGACGGCGTGCTGCTGCTGCAGCCGCTCGACTTCGGCGTGGCCGGCGGCAACATCCGCTCGGACATCCGCATGGATGCACGCAAATCCACCATCGCTACCCGCGCGCAGATCTCGGTGCGCGGCATGCAGCTGGGCAAGCTGTTCCCGGACGGGCAACTGGCCAAGGAAGCCTCCGGCGCGATCGGCGGCGAGATCGCACTGGCCGGCACCGGCAACTCGATCGCGCAGATGCTCGGCAGCGCCGACGGCAGCGTCGCCATCGGCATGGGCAAGGGCCACGTCAGCAACCTGGTCATGGAACTGGCCGGGCTGGACATCGCCGAATCGCTAAAGTTCCTGGTCACCAAGGACCGGCAGATTCCGGTGCGCTGCGCATTCGGCGATTTCGCGGTCAGGAACGGGGTGATGGACGCGCGCGCGCTGGCCTTCGACACCACTGACACGCTGCTCGTCGGCAGCGGCAACATCGACCTGGGCGACGAAAAACTGGACCTGCTGCTGAAGGCGCGCCCGAAGGACCACAGCATTTTGTCGTTGCGCTCGCCGTTGCGCGTCGCCGGCACCTTCAAGGACCCGACCTTCCGCCCCGACTTCAAGGCCCTGGGCATGCGCGGCGCAGTCGCCCTGGCGCTAGGCGCCATCGCCCCGC
- the trhA gene encoding PAQR family membrane homeostasis protein TrhA, which produces MNADAPPSTDWRDELASALTHGLGAVAALAGSSVLITLAAIYGDGWQLAGAIVFGVALLLLYTASTLYHAIPHPGVKARLQVLDHCAIYVLIAGTYTPFTLIGLRGPWGWGLFAAIWSIALAGVVFKLFFTGRFRLLSTILYLAMGWLIVVAIEPLLHSVDVPTLCWLLAGGLFYTLGTYFYQRDTVRYFHAIWHLFVLAGSVCHFVAVTAQVL; this is translated from the coding sequence ATGAATGCCGACGCGCCGCCTTCTACGGACTGGCGCGACGAACTGGCCAGCGCGCTGACCCACGGCCTGGGCGCAGTCGCCGCACTGGCCGGCAGTTCGGTCCTCATCACCCTGGCCGCGATCTACGGCGATGGCTGGCAGCTGGCCGGGGCCATCGTGTTCGGGGTCGCCTTGCTGCTGCTGTACACCGCCTCCACGCTGTATCACGCCATCCCGCATCCGGGAGTCAAGGCGCGACTGCAGGTGCTGGACCACTGCGCGATCTACGTGCTGATCGCCGGCACCTACACCCCGTTCACCCTGATCGGCCTGCGCGGCCCCTGGGGCTGGGGCCTGTTCGCGGCGATCTGGAGCATCGCCCTGGCCGGGGTGGTGTTCAAGCTGTTCTTCACCGGCCGCTTCCGCTTGCTGTCGACCATCCTCTACCTGGCCATGGGCTGGCTGATTGTGGTCGCGATCGAGCCGCTGCTGCACTCGGTCGATGTCCCCACCCTGTGCTGGCTGCTGGCCGGCGGCCTGTTCTACACGCTGGGCACCTACTTCTATCAGCGCGATACCGTGCGCTACTTCCATGCGATCTGGCACCTGTTCGTGCTCGCCGGCAGCGTCTGCCATTTCGTTGCGGTGACCGCGCAAGTGCTCTAG